In the Theobroma cacao cultivar B97-61/B2 chromosome 1, Criollo_cocoa_genome_V2, whole genome shotgun sequence genome, one interval contains:
- the LOC18612680 gene encoding pentatricopeptide repeat-containing protein At3g25210, mitochondrial: MPVAFHRLLTSTLQKTPKNLHSSPLPAVFYFHFTRPSLYHRTFSIPPQSPASPFLRPRTRTPLETQFETWIQKLKPGFTTAEVDAALRAQPDADLALDIFRWTALQRGYKHTDATYLTIIKLLISAKRYRHAETLIEEVIAGACPISVPLYNTIIRFCCGRKFLFNRAFDVYKKMLKSDDCKPTLETFTLLFNSLLRRFNRQNVCHVYLHAVRSLTKQMKALGIIPDTFVLNMIIKAYSKCLAIDEAIRVFREMGLYGCEPNAYTYGYIFKGLCEKGRVAQGFGLFKEMRDKGLVPKGSAYMILICSLAMEQRLDDAVDVVSDMLANLMAPDLLTYKTVLEEFCSRGRSHDAFELLEDWKKRDLSMGQKNYRILVNALHINN; the protein is encoded by the coding sequence ATGCCTGTAGCCTTCCATCGCTTGCTTACCTCCACTCTCCAGAAAACCCCCAAAAACCTCCATTCCTCTCCACTTCCGGCTGTCTTCTACTTCCATTTCACGCGCCCTTCACTCTATCACCGCACCTTTTCCATCCCACCCCAAAGCCCCGCCTCACCCTTTCTTCGTCCCCGAACCCGAACCCCTCTCGAGACCCAATTCGAAACATGGATCCAAAAGCTTAAACCCGGCTTCACTACCGCTGAGGTGGACGCAGCATTGCGAGCCCAACCGGACGCCGATTTGGCCCTTGACATCTTTCGCTGGACTGCCTTGCAACGCGGGTACAAGCACACCGATGCGACCTACCTCACCATAATAAAACTCCTCATCTCCGCAAAACGCTACCGCCACGCCGAAACCTTAATCGAAGAAGTCATCGCCGGAGCCTGCCCCATTAGCGTTCCTCTTTACAACACCATAATCCGCTTCTGTTGCGGTCGTAAGTTCCTTTTCAATCGCGCTTTCGATGTTTACAAGAAAATGCTGAAATCAGATGATTGTAAACCCACGCTGGAGACGTTCACtttattgtttaattcttTGCTTAGAAGATTTAATAGACAAAATGTTTGTCATGTATATTTACACGCGGTCCGGTCCTTGACGAAACAAATGAAAGCTTTAGGAATTATTCCGGATACTTTCGTCTTGAATATGATAATTAAGGCGTATTCCAAGTGTTTAGCTATTGATGAGGCAATTCGGGTTTTCCGTGAAATGGGGTTGTATGGATGCGAGCCTAATGCCTATACATatggttatattttcaaaGGGTTGTGTGAGAAAGGGAGGGTGGCGCAGGGTTTTGGGTTGTTTAAGGAAATGAGGGATAAAGGGTTGGTGCCGAAAGGGAGTGCttatatgattttgatttgtaGTCTTGCGATGGAGCAAAGACTTGATGATGCGGTTGATGTTGTTTCTGATATGTTGGCGAATTTGATGGCACCTGATTTGTTGACTTATAAGACTGTATTGGAAGAGTTTTGTAGCAGAGGAAGGAGTCATGATGCTTTTGAATTGCTGGAGGATTGGAAGAAGAGGGATTTGTCTATGGGCCAAAAGAATTACAGGATTTTGGTGAATGCACTGCATATTAACAATTGA